The Anaeromyxobacter sp. Fw109-5 genomic interval GGGGGTGCCACCGCGGCCGGGCCCGGAGCGGCGTTCCCGCGCTCGATCCGCACGATCGCGTCCGGATCGAAGCGGCGGAGCGTCCCGTCCTCCAGCCGGATCGTCACGCCCGCGGTAGGGCTCTCCTCCACGATCGTGCCGGTGAGGCGGGTGCCATCCTTGATGACGAGGGTGTCCTGGGTGGGCGCCGCGGCCAGGGCGGCGGCGAGCAGGATAGCGAGCATGATTCCTCCGGCGGACGTGGCGTCCGTCCCGCCGTCGCAGAAGCCACAAACGTGCCGGGCTGGGGGGCGGGCCGGCGACGGCCAGGCCCGGGCCCCGTCGCCCCGGCGCCGCACCGCGACATCACACGTCTTTTCCTGCCCCTGGCGGCGGCGCGGCGCCCCTCCCCTGCCCGGTGCCGTGCCGTGCGACGCGTGGACGGACGGCCCGCGTGTCGCAACGGATTCACGCCCGCCGCTCAGGTGGTCCCGGCGTCGATCCAGCGCTGGACGAGCGGCGGCTCGTACCTCGCGAAGGCGTCGAGCAGCGCCTCGGGATCGTCGCCCGAGAGCACCAGCCGCCGGTGCTCCGGGCGGAGGAAGCCCTCCTGGACGGCGTGATCGAAGTAGGCGACGAGCGGCCGGTAATATCCCCCCACGTCGAGGACCCCGCACGGCTTCACGTGCAGGCCGAGCTGGGCCCAGGTCAGGATCTCGGAGAGCTCCTCGAGCGTGCCCATGCCGCCCGGCAGCGCGAGGAACGCGTCGGCGAGCTCGGCCATCTTGGCCTTGCGCTCGTGCATCGAGGCGACCACGTGAAGACGGGTCAGGCCGCCGTGCGCGAGCTCGCGCGCCTGCAGCGCGCGAGGAATGACTCCGTCCACCTCGCCGCCCAGCTCGAGGGCGCCGTTCGCGACCGCCCCCATGAGCCCGACGCTCCCGCCGCCGTAAACGAGGCCGAGGCCACGCCGCGCGAGCGCCCTGCCGACCGCGCGCGCCGTCTCGGCGTAAAGAGTGTTTGTTCCGGTTGCGGATCCACAGAACACGCAGATGCGATTCATTGCCGGAAATTAGCGGACCGGTCTGGCCCGCAAAGAGCCCCTCCCGGGACTGGCGTACCCGCGCGTGGTCTGGCACCGTGTCGCCTCATGTCGACCTCGGTGAGTCCTGTGTCCGTGCCCCGCGCTTCGCGCCTGGGCGCGCTTTGGAGCAGCGCCGTCGGCAAGAAGGCGCTCATGGCCGTGACGGGGATCGTGCTGTTCTTGTTCGTCCTCGTTCACATGATCGGCAACCTGCAGGTGTTCCAGGGTGCCGAGAAGATCAACCACTATGCGGAGTTGCTCCGCATCTCGATGCCGTTCCTCTGGTTCACGAGGATCGTGCTGCTCGTCGCGGTGTTCGTGCACGCGCTCGCGGGCATCGAGCTCTGGATGGACCGCCAGCGCGCGCGGCCCGTGGGCTACCAGGACTACCGTCCGGTGGTGTCGTCCACGGCGTCGCGCACGATGATCTGGAGCGGCCTGCTCATCCTCGGCTTCGTGGTCTACCACCTGCTCGATCTCACGATCGGGGTGGTGAACCCGAGGTTCGAGCACGGGCAGGTGTACGCCAACATCGTCGCGAGCCTCTCGCGCGGCCTCGGCTTCGCCATCTACGTCGTCGCGATGATCGGGCTCGGCTTCCACCTGTGGCACGGGCTCTACTCCATGTTCCAGTCCCTCGGCCTCTCGAACCGCGGTATCTCGCCGACGATCCAGAAGTTCGCGATCGGCCTGGCCGTGCTCCTGACGCTCGGGTTCTCCGCCGTTCCGCTGGCCGTCATCGTCGGCCTCGTGGGGTAACCAACACATGCCGCTCGACGCCAAGATCCCTTCCGGCCCCATCGAGAAGAAGTGGGAGAAGGCCAAGTTCGACCTGAAGCTCGTCAACCCCGCCAACAAGCGGAAGTACCGCGTCATCGTCGTCGGCACCGGCCTCGCCGGCGGTGCGGCCGCGGCGACGCTGGGTGAGCTCGGGTACGAGGTCCTGAACTTCTGCTTCCAGGACACGCCCCGCCGCGCGCACTCCATCGCGGCCCAGGGCGGTATCAACGCCGCCAAGAACTACCAGGGCGACGGCGACTCGGTGTTCCGCCTGTTCTACGACACCATCAAGGGCGGCGACTTCCGCGCCCGCGAGGCGAACGTCTACCGCCTCGCCGAGCTGTCGGTGAACATCATCGACCAGTGCGTCGCGCAGGGCGTCCCCTTCGCCCGCGAGTACGGCGGCGCGCTCGCGAACCGCTCGTTCGGCGGCGCGCTCGTCTCCCGCACCTTCTACGCGCGCGGCCAGACGGGTCAGCAGCTCCTGCTCGGCGCCTACCAGGCCCTGCAGCGGCAGGTGGCGGCCGGCACCGTGAAGCAGTTCGTCCGCACCGAGATGCTGGAGCTCATCGTCGTGGAGGGGCGCGCCCGCGGCATCGTGGTCCGCGACCTCGTCACGGGGAAGATCTCCTCCTACGTCGCCGACGCGGTGGTGCTCGCGACCGGCGGCTACGGCAACGTCTTCTACCTGTCGACGAACGCCAAGGGCTCCAACGCGACGGCGATCTGGCGTGCCCACCGCAAGGGCGCGTTCTTCGCGAACCCCTGCTACACCCAGATCCACCCGACCTGCATCCCGAAGTCGGGCGACTACCAGTCGAAGCTCACGCTGATGAGCGAGTCGCTCCGCAACGACGGGCGCGTGTGGGTGCCCAAGGCGCGCGGCGACAAGCGGTCGCCGGACCAGATCCCCGAGTCGGAGCGCGACTACTACCTCGAGCGGATCTACCCGACCTACGGCAACCTCGCGCCTCGCGACATCTCCTCCCGCCAGGCGAAGAACGCCTGCGACGACGGGCGCGGCGTGGGCCCGGGGGGTCTCGGCGTCTACCTGGACTTCCGCGACGCCTTCAAGCGGCTCGGCCGGAAGGTCATGGACGAGCGCTACGGGAACCTGTTCGAGATGTACGAGCGGATCACCGGTGAGGATCCGCACGACGTCCCGATGCGCATCTACCCCGCCGTCCACTACACGATGGGCGGCCTCTGGGTGGACTACAACCTCATGTCCAACCTCCCCGGCCTGTTCGTCGGCGGCGAGGCGAACTTCTCCGACCACGGCGCGAACCGCCTGGGCGCCAGCGCGCTCATGCAGGGGCTCGCGGACGGCTACTTCGTCCTGCCCACCACCGTCGGCGACTACCTCGCCCGCGGCGGCTTCGCCAAGATCGACACGTCGCACCCGGCCGTGAAGGACGCCGAGCGCGAGGTGAACGAGCGCACGAAGAAGCTCATGTCGATCGGCGGGACGAAGAGCGCCGACCAGCTCCACCGCGAGCTCGGCAACCTCCTGTGGAACGACTGCGGCATGGCGCGCTCGAAGGAGAGCCTCACGCACGCGCTCTCCCTCATCCCCGAGCTCCGCGAGAAGTTCTACCGGGAGCTTCGCGTCACGGGCTCGGGCACGGAGCTGAACCAGCAGCTCGAGCAGGCCGGCCGCGTGGCCGACTTCTTCGAGCTCGCCGAGCTCATGTGCTTCGACGCGCTCCAGCGCAACGAGTCCTGCGGCGGTCACTTCCGCGTCGAGTACCAGACGCCGGACGGTGAGGCGCAGCGCAACGACGCGGAGTACACGTACGCGGCGGCCTGGGAGTTCAAGGGCGTCGGCGAGACGCCGGTCCTGAACAAGGAGCCGCTCGTGTTCGAGAACATCCACCTCGCCCAGCGGAGCTACAAGTGAGGATCTCCCTCGACATCTGGCGTCAGAAGAACCCCCGCGACCCCGGCCGCTTCGAGCGGCACGAGCTGCCGGAGGTCAACGAGCACATGTCCTTCCTCGAGATGCTGGACGTGCTGAACCAGCGCCTCGTCTCGGAGGGCAAGGAGCCTGTGGCGTTCGACTCCGACTGCCGCGAAGGCATCTGCGGCATGTGCGGCTTCCTCATCAACGGCGAGGCGCACGGGCCGCTCCGCAACGCGACCGTGTGCCAGACGCACATGCGCCACTTCAAGGACGGCGACGTCCTCCGGCTGGAGCCGTGGCGCGCGGCGGCCTTCCCGGTGCTGCGCGACCTCATCGTCGACCGCACCGCCCTCGACCGCATCATCGCGGCGGGCGGCTACACCTCCACCCGCACCGGCAGCGCCGCCGAGGCGAACCAGATCCTCGTCCCGAAGCAGGACGCGGATCGCGCGATGGAGGCGGCCGCCTGCATCGGCTGCGGCGCCTGCGTGGCCTCCTGCCCGAACGCGGCGGCGGCCCTCTTCACCGGGGCGAAGATCGCGCATCTCGGCCACCTCCCCCAGGGGCAGCCGGAGCGCCTCGCGCGCGCGATCTCGATGACGAACCAGGCGCGCGCCGAGGGCTTCGGTCACTGCACGACCATCGGCGAGTGCGAGGCCGTCTGCCCGGCCGGGATCAAGCTCGAGGTGATCTCGCGCATGAACAAGGACGTCCTCAAGGCGACGCTCGGCGGACGCGCCGCCGAGGTGCAGCCGCTCGCGGCGCTGCCGCAGTCCGCCGCGATGCGCTTCTTCGAGTCGGAGCCGCAGAAGAAGGAGCCGTAGCCCGAAGCTGCACCGCCGGCGCTCGCCGGCGTCCCCGCCCCGCCCGCGCCGCGTTCCAGCGGCACGCGCGGGGCGGTGGCGTTTCGGGACGCCGCCGGCCAGGCGCGAAGCGGCTAGGCCGGCTCGAGCTCGGACAGGATGGGCTCGGCCTCCCGGAGCGCGGGGGAGAACCAGCGCTCCCACGGGAACCGCCCCTCCGCGTCCGGCCACACCGCCTGCAGCGCCGGGAAGCGGGGACCGCCGTGGTACCACCCGGCGTATCCGAGGTAGGCGAGGTAATGACGGCGGGCGACCACGCGGAACGTGACCGGTCGATCCGCCAGGATCCCGTCCGCGACGCCACCGTCCTCGAAGCGCTCTCCCGCGCGCACGCGCGCGCCCAGCCGGTCGAGCGCCGCCTCGCGGATCTCCGGTCCGAAGCCGAAGAGGACGACCTCGGGGTGATCGAACGAGCGAAAGAGGCCGATCGTGAACGCATGGCTGCGACCGGTCTCGACCGCCTGGACCACGTGCCAGCCGACCTCGGCGACGTCGGCGAGCACACGCAGGTCGCGCGCGTCGAGCGGCTCGCCGCGGCGCGGCGCGAAGCGCGGATCGAGGGAAGGCCAGCGGCGCGACGGCCGCCCCGGAAGGGGCAAGGTGCCCTCCTTCACGTGCCAGCGCCCACCGACCGAGGCGCGGGCGAGCACCGTTCCACGCGGGTGAAGGGCGATCTCGACGGTGGACGGGTCCCTCCCGACGACCTCCTCGAGCGACGAAAGCCGCTCGTCCTCGACGTCGTGCGGAGCGCGTTCGCAGCGGAATAGCCACTCCGGCGCTCCCTCGCGGGCGCGCGCGGCGTACAGGATCGGCGCCTCGCCCTCGGCGACGTGGCTGCACACGGCGGCGGGATCGCTCGACATCGGGGTGAGCAGACCACGTCAGCACCCGGTTGTCACGGGACGTCACGGACGGTGTCCGGGATCCGCCCGCCTGCCCAGCAGGGTGAGCGGAGGGGAACCGGTTGCCAGCGCTCCCCCGGATCCCGACCGTCTCTGAGGATATGGCGGGCGGCGACGGAACCTCGGGCGCGAGCGAGACGTCCCTCATGAGCCAGGCGAGCCCGCTGATCGCGGCGCGCCTGTTCACCGCCGTCCTGACGCTCTCGATCCCGCTCGTCCTCGCCCGGGTCCTCCCGCTCTCCGAGTACGGCACCTACAAGCAGCTGTTCCTCATCGCGCTGACGCTCTCGTCGATCCTGCCCTTCGGCGTCGGCCAGAGCCTCTACTACTTCATCCCCCGCGCGGCGCATCCCCGGGTCTACTTCGGTCAGACGCTGCTCTTCCTGCTCGTGGCCGGCGCGGTGGCGGCGGTC includes:
- a CDS encoding fumarate reductase/succinate dehydrogenase flavoprotein subunit — its product is MPLDAKIPSGPIEKKWEKAKFDLKLVNPANKRKYRVIVVGTGLAGGAAAATLGELGYEVLNFCFQDTPRRAHSIAAQGGINAAKNYQGDGDSVFRLFYDTIKGGDFRAREANVYRLAELSVNIIDQCVAQGVPFAREYGGALANRSFGGALVSRTFYARGQTGQQLLLGAYQALQRQVAAGTVKQFVRTEMLELIVVEGRARGIVVRDLVTGKISSYVADAVVLATGGYGNVFYLSTNAKGSNATAIWRAHRKGAFFANPCYTQIHPTCIPKSGDYQSKLTLMSESLRNDGRVWVPKARGDKRSPDQIPESERDYYLERIYPTYGNLAPRDISSRQAKNACDDGRGVGPGGLGVYLDFRDAFKRLGRKVMDERYGNLFEMYERITGEDPHDVPMRIYPAVHYTMGGLWVDYNLMSNLPGLFVGGEANFSDHGANRLGASALMQGLADGYFVLPTTVGDYLARGGFAKIDTSHPAVKDAEREVNERTKKLMSIGGTKSADQLHRELGNLLWNDCGMARSKESLTHALSLIPELREKFYRELRVTGSGTELNQQLEQAGRVADFFELAELMCFDALQRNESCGGHFRVEYQTPDGEAQRNDAEYTYAAAWEFKGVGETPVLNKEPLVFENIHLAQRSYK
- a CDS encoding succinate dehydrogenase cytochrome b subunit, with product MSTSVSPVSVPRASRLGALWSSAVGKKALMAVTGIVLFLFVLVHMIGNLQVFQGAEKINHYAELLRISMPFLWFTRIVLLVAVFVHALAGIELWMDRQRARPVGYQDYRPVVSSTASRTMIWSGLLILGFVVYHLLDLTIGVVNPRFEHGQVYANIVASLSRGLGFAIYVVAMIGLGFHLWHGLYSMFQSLGLSNRGISPTIQKFAIGLAVLLTLGFSAVPLAVIVGLVG
- a CDS encoding TIGR00730 family Rossman fold protein, translating into MNRICVFCGSATGTNTLYAETARAVGRALARRGLGLVYGGGSVGLMGAVANGALELGGEVDGVIPRALQARELAHGGLTRLHVVASMHERKAKMAELADAFLALPGGMGTLEELSEILTWAQLGLHVKPCGVLDVGGYYRPLVAYFDHAVQEGFLRPEHRRLVLSGDDPEALLDAFARYEPPLVQRWIDAGTT
- a CDS encoding DUF4262 domain-containing protein — protein: MSSDPAAVCSHVAEGEAPILYAARAREGAPEWLFRCERAPHDVEDERLSSLEEVVGRDPSTVEIALHPRGTVLARASVGGRWHVKEGTLPLPGRPSRRWPSLDPRFAPRRGEPLDARDLRVLADVAEVGWHVVQAVETGRSHAFTIGLFRSFDHPEVVLFGFGPEIREAALDRLGARVRAGERFEDGGVADGILADRPVTFRVVARRHYLAYLGYAGWYHGGPRFPALQAVWPDAEGRFPWERWFSPALREAEPILSELEPA
- a CDS encoding succinate dehydrogenase/fumarate reductase iron-sulfur subunit — translated: MRISLDIWRQKNPRDPGRFERHELPEVNEHMSFLEMLDVLNQRLVSEGKEPVAFDSDCREGICGMCGFLINGEAHGPLRNATVCQTHMRHFKDGDVLRLEPWRAAAFPVLRDLIVDRTALDRIIAAGGYTSTRTGSAAEANQILVPKQDADRAMEAAACIGCGACVASCPNAAAALFTGAKIAHLGHLPQGQPERLARAISMTNQARAEGFGHCTTIGECEAVCPAGIKLEVISRMNKDVLKATLGGRAAEVQPLAALPQSAAMRFFESEPQKKEP